A genomic window from Acinetobacter lwoffii includes:
- a CDS encoding helix-turn-helix transcriptional regulator, with amino-acid sequence MNAFVGQTFQMNQFISIKQVVTFVGVGRSTIYEMMDENSPYYDPTFPKKVKITKNRIGWSAYEIHQWMENKLASRE; translated from the coding sequence ATGAATGCCTTTGTAGGTCAGACTTTTCAGATGAACCAATTTATTAGCATCAAACAAGTTGTAACGTTTGTTGGTGTGGGGCGTTCCACCATCTATGAAATGATGGATGAGAACTCACCTTATTATGATCCTACTTTTCCGAAGAAAGTAAAAATCACCAAGAACCGTATCGGCTGGTCAGCTTATGAGATCCATCAATGGATGGAAAATAAGTTGGCGAGCCGTGAATAG
- a CDS encoding HNH endonuclease, with amino-acid sequence MASLYLNRLSVNEREKLINDLHLTQKGQCFICEKPIDLVIHSDSIDIDHVIPSAHNGKDDPSNFAVTHASCNRSKQASNLEVARILQRFKQLKEDLQQDNKVPNLAHILDKANGGKHEISFKIEGDTIQFSLSSIGDEKIYQLPLYQDDLSAFKYFFAKMPIEYLHHDQRINPRSIGPNIGKLVEEFYQKRPQLHIPLAWMKSEHNKSGIFIFDGQHKAAAQIMLGVRSLPVRVFVDVDADVLITTNFNAGTTLKQVAFDKSVQRHLGSTLYQDKLQRYRTDTARDVNDFTFSEKDLASHFKGQAREIKRYVLDAVRNAVITSQDNKLRDYIDMAGKATEKPISYSSIERTFYSFFIHSDLLETRLDYKTDIGENPRELEVSQLVQLMNIIAEEFYIGKYNFDIGTGQIESKIQKGQVIPLEHLKAFRLSKEEIVYNWLSFVRDLISNYYSTVGGAYYPNKPFQTKFPDQLWINIRNFLRNFAALPFLVNTQLSSTIFSGKRSTDYWQTILKTGESNDGIKVMPHGIILIQMQQPN; translated from the coding sequence ATGGCTTCATTATATCTAAACAGATTGAGCGTAAATGAAAGAGAAAAATTAATTAATGATCTTCATTTAACACAAAAAGGTCAGTGCTTTATTTGTGAAAAGCCAATAGATTTAGTCATTCACTCTGACAGTATTGATATCGATCATGTGATTCCATCTGCTCATAATGGCAAAGATGATCCTAGTAATTTTGCAGTAACACATGCGAGTTGCAATAGGTCAAAACAGGCAAGTAATCTTGAAGTTGCTCGGATATTGCAACGCTTTAAACAATTAAAAGAAGACTTACAGCAGGATAATAAAGTTCCGAATTTAGCGCATATTCTAGATAAGGCTAATGGTGGGAAACATGAAATTAGTTTTAAAATTGAAGGTGACACCATTCAGTTCAGCTTATCTAGTATAGGTGATGAAAAAATTTATCAATTACCTCTCTATCAGGATGATCTAAGTGCGTTTAAATATTTCTTCGCAAAAATGCCAATAGAATATCTACATCATGATCAACGAATTAATCCAAGATCAATTGGTCCTAATATTGGTAAGTTAGTTGAAGAGTTTTATCAAAAGAGACCGCAACTGCATATTCCTTTAGCATGGATGAAGAGTGAGCATAATAAGTCGGGTATCTTTATATTTGATGGTCAACATAAAGCAGCTGCACAAATCATGTTAGGCGTGCGTTCTTTACCTGTAAGGGTTTTTGTTGATGTAGATGCTGACGTGTTGATTACGACAAATTTCAACGCTGGCACCACATTAAAACAAGTAGCATTTGATAAATCTGTACAACGACATTTAGGTAGTACGTTATATCAAGATAAGTTGCAGCGTTACCGTACAGATACGGCACGTGACGTAAATGATTTCACCTTTTCAGAAAAGGATTTAGCATCTCACTTTAAAGGCCAAGCTCGTGAGATTAAACGCTACGTTTTGGATGCAGTTCGTAATGCAGTAATTACCAGCCAAGACAATAAATTGCGTGACTATATTGATATGGCAGGTAAGGCAACTGAAAAACCAATTTCATACAGCAGCATAGAAAGGACGTTCTATTCATTTTTTATTCATTCAGATCTATTAGAAACACGCTTGGATTATAAAACTGATATAGGGGAAAATCCTCGAGAGCTTGAGGTTAGTCAGTTGGTTCAGTTGATGAATATCATTGCTGAAGAGTTCTATATCGGGAAATATAACTTTGATATTGGAACAGGCCAGATCGAAAGTAAAATTCAAAAAGGGCAGGTCATTCCGCTCGAACACTTAAAAGCTTTTCGCTTGAGTAAAGAAGAGATTGTTTATAATTGGCTATCGTTCGTACGAGATTTAATTAGTAATTATTATAGTACGGTAGGTGGTGCCTACTATCCTAATAAGCCATTTCAAACAAAATTCCCTGATCAGCTATGGATTAATATCCGCAATTTTCTAAGAAATTTTGCGGCTCTTCCATTTCTAGTGAATACACAACTGTCATCCACGATTTTCAGTGGAAAACGTTCTACTGATTACTGGCAGACGATTTTGAAAACTGGTGAAAGTAATGATGGTATTAAAGTGATGCCTCATGGGATTATTCTTATTCAAATGCAGCAACCTAATTAA
- a CDS encoding HNH endonuclease, translating into MPDFIPTAQEQLKFLKNIQLILQSGSFSSTYKFALLISLSRLAIEKGEDSGKSLSLEYTEIAEKFIELYWKQAVPYTFNDQGQLILNQNNGKQAAIVKRIIEHRKNYSSLGVLRRDSLVWLALLNEVKIIVRKMPVTFLQNINGQDFEFLYQLDQCGNQLILLPQVMYCLRQFSEIIEELCQKRWIDYIRKNSSNAPILNQLPNLEQFMFEPNRNQLNAVANVLVDLQDCKCFYCNKPMRKGNYVVDHFIPWSMYPSDTGHNFVLADSSCNSKKSNLLASDEFLHKWQERNEEQDLLIVDRISVLGFLTDKERSYKVADWAYAQAIENNYSIWSIGK; encoded by the coding sequence ATGCCTGATTTTATTCCTACAGCGCAGGAGCAGCTTAAGTTCCTTAAAAATATTCAGCTGATTTTACAGTCAGGTAGTTTTAGCAGTACCTATAAATTTGCGTTACTGATTAGCCTTAGCCGATTGGCTATTGAAAAAGGTGAAGACTCAGGCAAAAGCCTATCACTTGAGTATACAGAGATTGCTGAAAAGTTTATTGAGTTGTATTGGAAGCAGGCTGTGCCATATACCTTTAATGATCAAGGACAGCTGATCTTGAATCAAAACAATGGTAAGCAGGCAGCTATTGTGAAGCGGATAATTGAACATAGAAAAAATTATTCATCACTTGGGGTGTTAAGGCGAGATTCATTGGTATGGTTGGCGCTACTTAATGAGGTAAAAATCATTGTTAGAAAAATGCCTGTAACTTTCTTACAGAATATTAATGGTCAAGATTTTGAGTTTTTATATCAACTAGATCAGTGTGGGAATCAGCTCATTCTTTTACCTCAAGTCATGTATTGCTTAAGGCAGTTCAGTGAGATTATTGAAGAGCTGTGTCAGAAACGTTGGATTGACTACATCCGGAAGAACAGTAGCAATGCACCAATCTTGAATCAGTTACCGAACCTTGAACAATTCATGTTTGAGCCGAATAGAAACCAGTTAAATGCAGTAGCAAATGTATTAGTGGATCTACAAGACTGTAAATGCTTCTACTGTAATAAGCCAATGCGTAAAGGCAATTATGTAGTTGATCATTTTATTCCTTGGTCAATGTATCCATCGGACACAGGGCATAACTTTGTATTGGCTGATTCAAGCTGTAATTCTAAGAAGAGTAATTTGCTTGCATCAGATGAATTTTTGCATAAGTGGCAAGAACGTAATGAAGAACAGGATTTGCTGATTGTGGATCGAATTTCCGTACTGGGTTTTTTAACGGATAAAGAGCGTTCGTATAAAGTGGCTGACTGGGCATATGCTCAGGCAATAGAAAATAATTATTCTATTTGGTCTATAGGTAAGTGA
- a CDS encoding type I restriction-modification system subunit M: protein MNKQQLASKIWDSANKMRSKIEANEYKDYILGFMFYKFLSDKELSFLEANDFAQSDIEALTEEDAETVEFIKNGIGYFIAHDDLFSTWLNKGLDFTVADVRDALSAFSRHIHSSHKKVFDGIFKTLETGLSKLGDNSNSQTKAISDLLQLIKVIPMNSKQDYDVLGFIYEYLIGSFAANAGKKAGEFYTPHEVSVLMSEIIAHHLKDQPEIKIYDPTSGSGSLLINIGSSVAKHVNDANKIKYYAQELKENTYNLTRMNLVMRGILPANIVARNADTLEDDWPFFEDNDPINTYEPLYVDAVVSNPPYSQAWDPANKDADPRYKEFGLAPKTKADYAFLLHDLYHLKPKGIMAIVLPHGVLFRGGEEERIRTNLIKKNHIDAIIGLPANIFFGTGIPTVIIILKQQRPTTDVLIVDASKGFVKLGKNNHLQASNIKKIVDTVIERKDVEQFSRLVTQKEIQDQGYNLNIPRYVDSSATAETWDIYATMFGGIPKKEIDAHAAYWAAFPQLRQDLFTKSDTPYVNLAVTEISQAIQGHQDVKGFVGQFNTAFADFKDYLKGELIGKMQSLHIAQQEDVLSKDIFKRLADIPLVDKYQAYQALDDQWQGIAGDLEIIQSEGLNAAKIVNPNIVIKKKDGKEHEVQEGWLGYVLPFDLVQQRLLSKELEALKAKERELAEASAEIESLMESLSEEDKEQLLNEANDAFVPAEIAKALKQAYAEIETPEIVALNEYLEFLGTDPKPKKPQKEQFVKDHTEVQWSNIEANKDGTYAAPKVKAYLKQLRSGFSFEEGSLEATLVQVDELLAQEKELKAQISKDEAVLHLLTKTTIEALEEAQVKALLEAKWVEPIVSAILALPNEVIEHLTDTVQALADKYAVTYTETTQKLTEAEHSLADLIDDLTGDEFDMQGLAQFQALLKGV from the coding sequence ATGAACAAGCAACAACTCGCTTCCAAAATTTGGGATTCCGCAAACAAAATGCGCTCAAAGATTGAGGCAAATGAATACAAAGACTATATCCTAGGTTTCATGTTCTACAAGTTCTTGTCTGATAAAGAATTAAGCTTTTTAGAAGCCAATGATTTTGCACAATCAGATATTGAAGCACTGACAGAAGAAGATGCTGAAACAGTAGAATTTATTAAAAATGGTATCGGTTATTTCATCGCTCATGATGACCTATTCTCAACATGGCTCAATAAAGGCTTAGACTTTACCGTTGCTGATGTTCGTGATGCCCTTTCCGCTTTTTCACGCCACATTCATAGCTCTCACAAAAAAGTGTTTGATGGTATTTTCAAAACCTTAGAAACAGGTCTTAGCAAGCTTGGCGATAACTCAAATAGCCAGACCAAAGCGATCAGTGACTTGTTGCAACTGATTAAAGTCATCCCAATGAATAGCAAGCAAGACTATGACGTGCTTGGTTTCATTTATGAATACTTAATTGGCTCTTTTGCTGCGAATGCAGGTAAAAAAGCAGGTGAGTTCTATACACCGCATGAAGTTTCAGTTCTTATGTCTGAAATCATTGCACATCATTTAAAAGACCAGCCTGAAATTAAAATTTACGATCCAACAAGTGGCTCAGGGTCATTGCTGATTAATATTGGTAGCTCGGTGGCTAAGCATGTCAATGATGCCAATAAAATCAAATACTACGCACAAGAGTTAAAAGAGAATACTTATAACTTAACCCGTATGAACTTGGTGATGCGTGGTATTTTGCCTGCCAATATTGTGGCAAGAAATGCCGATACTTTAGAAGATGATTGGCCATTTTTTGAAGACAATGATCCAATTAATACTTACGAACCGCTTTATGTAGATGCAGTGGTATCTAATCCACCATATTCACAAGCTTGGGATCCAGCAAATAAAGATGCAGATCCTCGATACAAAGAATTTGGTTTAGCTCCTAAAACCAAGGCGGATTATGCGTTCCTGTTGCATGATTTATATCATTTAAAACCAAAAGGTATTATGGCCATTGTCTTACCACATGGCGTGTTGTTCCGTGGTGGTGAAGAAGAGCGTATCCGTACTAATTTAATTAAGAAAAACCATATTGATGCCATTATTGGTTTACCTGCCAATATTTTCTTTGGTACGGGTATTCCAACGGTCATTATTATTTTAAAACAACAACGCCCAACCACAGACGTATTGATTGTTGATGCATCTAAAGGGTTCGTGAAGCTCGGTAAGAACAACCATCTACAAGCATCGAATATTAAGAAAATTGTCGATACCGTGATTGAACGTAAAGACGTTGAGCAGTTCTCACGTCTAGTAACGCAAAAAGAAATTCAGGATCAGGGCTATAACCTCAATATTCCTCGTTATGTAGATTCTTCAGCAACGGCTGAAACATGGGATATTTATGCCACCATGTTTGGCGGTATTCCTAAAAAAGAAATTGATGCACATGCAGCATATTGGGCAGCATTCCCACAGTTACGCCAAGACTTATTTACAAAAAGCGATACCCCTTACGTGAATTTGGCGGTGACTGAAATTAGCCAAGCGATTCAAGGCCATCAAGATGTAAAAGGCTTTGTTGGTCAATTTAATACCGCATTTGCTGATTTTAAGGATTACTTAAAAGGCGAACTCATTGGCAAAATGCAAAGCTTGCACATTGCCCAGCAAGAGGATGTTTTAAGTAAAGACATCTTTAAGCGTTTAGCTGATATTCCATTGGTGGATAAATATCAGGCGTACCAAGCTTTAGATGACCAATGGCAAGGTATTGCAGGTGATTTGGAGATTATTCAATCTGAAGGTTTGAATGCTGCCAAAATCGTTAATCCAAATATCGTGATTAAAAAGAAAGATGGTAAAGAGCATGAAGTACAAGAAGGTTGGCTAGGCTATGTATTGCCATTTGATCTAGTACAGCAGCGTTTATTGTCTAAAGAGTTGGAAGCATTAAAAGCCAAAGAGCGTGAACTTGCAGAAGCCAGTGCAGAGATTGAGTCTTTGATGGAGTCTTTATCTGAAGAAGATAAAGAGCAGTTGTTAAATGAAGCCAATGATGCTTTTGTGCCTGCCGAAATTGCTAAAGCCTTAAAGCAAGCTTATGCGGAAATTGAAACGCCTGAAATTGTTGCACTCAATGAGTATCTTGAGTTTTTAGGTACAGACCCTAAACCGAAAAAGCCTCAAAAAGAGCAGTTTGTAAAAGACCATACAGAAGTGCAATGGTCAAACATTGAAGCAAATAAAGATGGCACTTATGCAGCCCCAAAAGTTAAAGCGTATTTAAAGCAATTACGTTCAGGCTTTAGTTTTGAAGAAGGCAGTTTAGAGGCAACTTTGGTGCAGGTGGATGAGTTACTTGCACAAGAAAAAGAGTTAAAAGCACAGATTAGTAAAGACGAAGCTGTACTGCATCTTTTAACCAAAACCACGATAGAAGCTTTAGAAGAAGCGCAAGTGAAAGCGTTGCTAGAAGCGAAGTGGGTTGAACCGATTGTTTCTGCGATTTTGGCATTGCCGAATGAAGTGATTGAGCATTTGACCGATACGGTACAGGCTTTAGCAGATAAGTATGCAGTGACCTATACGGAAACCACGCAAAAGCTGACTGAAGCAGAGCATAGCCTTGCAGACTTGATTGATGACTTAACTGGTGATGAGTTTGATATGCAAGGTTTGGCACAGTTTCAAGCATTGTTAAAAGGGGTGTAA
- a CDS encoding YagK/YfjJ domain-containing protein yields MRDSINQAQLTLEIENFLKCLKRRSREWDEFYSQLTNLLFDFDDIYDPDDQYIGYLQFFVILRYDLQRINSDYFDLMDELKIIGYREMRSWFLDLSEDFEKDYKIIEKQKDENKIEVQKYCRSILNKCSRILVSRVDLGYLQEHSSRIRVEDIYKDLDILLNRIQNKDGIFKHVIGYIWGVEQGGKSKGFHCHLAIIYDTAFRDGSAAYWGNKIIALWSEITRDYGQGYNCWNRERVKELRGRDELGIGLIYRRDSTQVTNFIEAMEYLTDHHKRTLQYLRVKPRGRRVFGKGQLITQYDRR; encoded by the coding sequence ATGAGAGATTCAATTAACCAAGCACAACTTACACTTGAGATTGAGAACTTCTTAAAATGTCTAAAAAGAAGAAGTAGGGAATGGGATGAATTCTATTCGCAGCTTACTAATCTATTATTCGACTTTGATGATATTTATGATCCTGATGATCAATACATAGGTTATCTTCAATTCTTTGTAATTCTGAGATATGACTTGCAGAGAATAAACTCCGATTATTTTGATCTTATGGATGAGCTAAAGATAATTGGGTATAGAGAGATGAGATCATGGTTTTTAGATTTATCTGAGGATTTTGAAAAAGATTATAAGATTATCGAAAAACAGAAAGATGAAAATAAAATTGAAGTGCAGAAATATTGTAGATCAATACTTAATAAATGTAGTCGAATATTAGTCTCTCGTGTGGACTTGGGTTATTTGCAAGAACATTCTAGTCGAATCAGAGTTGAAGATATTTATAAGGACTTAGATATACTGCTTAATCGTATCCAAAATAAAGATGGCATATTTAAACATGTGATCGGGTATATATGGGGAGTAGAGCAAGGTGGTAAAAGTAAAGGTTTTCATTGCCATTTAGCAATCATTTATGATACTGCCTTTCGTGATGGAAGCGCAGCATATTGGGGGAATAAAATTATCGCGCTTTGGAGTGAGATTACTCGAGATTATGGTCAAGGCTATAATTGTTGGAACCGCGAACGCGTAAAGGAGCTCCGAGGTAGAGATGAGCTGGGGATCGGTTTGATTTATCGTCGCGATTCAACCCAAGTGACAAATTTCATTGAGGCAATGGAATACCTTACTGATCATCACAAACGTACCCTTCAATACTTACGAGTTAAACCGAGAGGGCGAAGAGTATTTGGCAAAGGTCAGTTAATAACGCAATATGATAGACGCTAA
- a CDS encoding class I SAM-dependent methyltransferase, whose translation MKTIDYYNKHAEEFTASTFKVEMESLYAPFLRYLPEQASILDLGCGSGRDSFAFKNKGYQVEAIDYSAELVKKAKELTGIEVRQQSFYELNESEKYDGIWACASLLHCDRDCLPEVMGHIFKALKPNGVCYMSFKYGNTDREKDGRSFTDLNEQQAHDLLKQIDQALLLQQWITIDKRPDRDEKWLNLLWKKHA comes from the coding sequence ATGAAAACAATAGACTACTACAATAAGCATGCAGAAGAATTTACAGCTTCAACTTTCAAGGTCGAAATGGAAAGCCTTTACGCACCATTTTTAAGGTATTTACCGGAACAAGCGTCTATTTTGGATTTGGGCTGTGGTTCGGGGCGTGATTCCTTCGCTTTTAAAAATAAAGGTTATCAAGTTGAGGCAATAGATTATTCTGCCGAGCTGGTTAAAAAGGCCAAGGAGTTGACCGGCATTGAAGTACGTCAACAAAGTTTCTATGAATTAAATGAGAGTGAGAAGTACGATGGTATTTGGGCCTGTGCTTCTCTTTTACACTGTGACAGAGATTGTTTGCCTGAAGTGATGGGGCACATATTTAAAGCACTAAAGCCAAATGGTGTGTGTTACATGTCTTTTAAATATGGTAATACAGACCGTGAGAAAGACGGGCGTAGCTTTACTGATCTAAATGAGCAGCAAGCGCATGACTTACTTAAGCAGATCGATCAAGCTTTACTGTTACAACAATGGATTACGATAGATAAACGTCCAGATCGTGATGAAAAGTGGTTAAATCTACTTTGGAAAAAGCATGCCTGA
- a CDS encoding YqaJ viral recombinase family nuclease: protein MNQIASITHQPTTVGSKIVVNPTITTKRSTAAKRLVNTKGMEYQDWLEVRKQGIGSSDAATACGLNPYMSMLELWLIKTGRQAPSIEDESSGVAPLYWGKQLEPLVAEFYSMHTNNKVRRINAVLQHPDPDKHFMLANLDYSVVGSDDVQILECKTAGEHGAKLWRDGVPLYVLCQVQHQLAVTGKQAAHVCVLICGHETKIFKVTRSESVIEHIVKAERYFWECVEKDIPPSVDASESAAKAIQQLYPAHIPLTVEDLSQNENANLMFDKLIKMKEEIQHQQERFDQLKHEIQMMMQDKERAVFAHGSVVWKKAKDSISLNTKALLQYQPELIELYPLEKQGSRRFNIYTD, encoded by the coding sequence ATGAATCAAATTGCATCTATTACCCATCAGCCTACGACTGTAGGATCAAAGATTGTAGTCAATCCAACCATCACCACCAAACGCTCAACAGCAGCCAAGCGACTGGTCAACACCAAAGGGATGGAATATCAGGACTGGCTCGAAGTTCGTAAGCAAGGCATTGGCAGCAGTGATGCCGCGACTGCCTGTGGTCTCAATCCCTATATGTCGATGCTGGAACTCTGGCTGATCAAAACAGGACGACAGGCTCCATCCATAGAAGATGAAAGCTCAGGTGTAGCACCGCTGTATTGGGGCAAGCAGCTGGAACCTTTGGTGGCAGAGTTCTATAGCATGCACACCAATAACAAGGTGCGACGGATCAATGCGGTACTTCAGCATCCTGATCCCGATAAACACTTTATGTTAGCCAATCTGGATTACAGCGTGGTCGGCAGTGATGATGTTCAGATCTTGGAGTGTAAAACAGCAGGTGAGCATGGTGCTAAGTTGTGGCGTGATGGTGTGCCTTTGTACGTGCTGTGTCAGGTGCAACATCAACTGGCGGTGACAGGCAAGCAGGCAGCACATGTTTGTGTCTTGATCTGTGGACATGAAACCAAGATCTTCAAAGTGACACGGTCTGAATCAGTGATTGAGCATATTGTCAAAGCAGAACGATATTTCTGGGAGTGTGTGGAAAAGGACATCCCTCCATCAGTGGATGCCAGTGAATCGGCAGCCAAAGCTATTCAGCAGCTCTATCCAGCGCATATACCCTTGACTGTAGAGGATCTCTCGCAAAATGAAAATGCCAATTTGATGTTCGACAAGCTCATCAAAATGAAGGAAGAGATTCAGCATCAGCAGGAACGCTTTGACCAACTTAAACATGAAATTCAGATGATGATGCAAGACAAAGAAAGGGCTGTCTTTGCACATGGCTCAGTGGTCTGGAAGAAAGCCAAGGACTCCATCAGCCTCAATACCAAGGCACTGCTTCAGTATCAGCCTGAGCTTATTGAGCTTTATCCACTTGAAAAGCAGGGCAGTCGTCGATTCAACATCTATACCGACTAA
- a CDS encoding DUF932 domain-containing protein, which produces MAHQIEQIAYVGETPWHGLGNQLSPKQPLEVWAQQAGMDWRIESSNVSYMAQNERGQSIIMPFEEQRVLYRSDTHAPLSVVSQRYQEVQPKEILEFYRDLTEQSGFELETAGVLKGGKKFWALARTGQSTALKSKDVSNGYILLATACDGTLATTAQFTSIRVVCNNTLAIALRGQSSSAGVVKVPHSTKFDAEKVKQQLGISVRAWDEHMYEMKQLTQRKVSQQEAKAYFDAVFNNSTMAISDPEENIIQFYRNVAQQAQEKKPEPNGRAMNKALDMFNGQGRGADLSSAKDTAYGLLCSITEFVDHERRAMSTDHRIDSAWFGAGAGVKQRGLEQALALIA; this is translated from the coding sequence ATGGCACATCAAATCGAACAAATCGCCTATGTTGGCGAAACCCCTTGGCATGGTTTAGGTAACCAGCTGAGTCCGAAACAACCACTGGAAGTCTGGGCACAGCAAGCCGGAATGGACTGGCGGATTGAATCCTCGAACGTCAGCTATATGGCCCAGAATGAACGTGGTCAGAGCATCATCATGCCGTTTGAAGAGCAGCGTGTCTTGTATCGCTCAGATACACATGCGCCTTTATCTGTGGTCAGTCAGCGTTACCAGGAAGTTCAACCCAAAGAGATTCTGGAGTTCTACCGGGATCTGACTGAGCAATCAGGTTTTGAGCTAGAAACCGCAGGGGTTTTGAAAGGCGGGAAGAAGTTCTGGGCATTAGCGCGTACTGGGCAAAGCACTGCATTAAAGTCTAAGGATGTTAGTAATGGTTATATTCTGCTGGCTACTGCATGTGATGGTACTTTGGCAACTACAGCGCAGTTCACCAGTATCCGGGTGGTTTGTAACAACACTTTAGCAATTGCTCTACGTGGGCAGAGCAGTAGTGCTGGTGTAGTGAAAGTTCCACATAGCACCAAGTTTGATGCCGAGAAAGTGAAACAGCAATTGGGTATTTCAGTTCGTGCTTGGGATGAACACATGTATGAAATGAAACAGCTCACACAGCGTAAGGTGAGTCAGCAAGAAGCCAAAGCCTACTTTGATGCGGTGTTTAATAACAGCACCATGGCAATTTCTGATCCTGAAGAAAACATCATTCAGTTCTACCGTAATGTCGCTCAGCAGGCTCAGGAGAAAAAGCCTGAACCAAATGGTCGTGCCATGAATAAGGCCTTGGACATGTTCAATGGTCAAGGTCGTGGTGCTGACTTGTCATCAGCAAAAGACACTGCTTATGGATTACTTTGTTCGATCACAGAATTTGTGGATCATGAACGACGTGCCATGAGTACAGATCACCGAATTGATTCAGCTTGGTTTGGTGCAGGTGCGGGTGTGAAACAACGAGGACTGGAGCAAGCGCTTGCTTTGATCGCCTGA
- a CDS encoding recombination directionality factor: MIKGLAITPPILGRISIGRMIEKNGKRLPEKDDQFTITSQIQSKEGWVKHPLDDQLRANTPNQKLRSIPVRMIFNDPDLNLRAEYTLFDRQTGRPVCVGNGEACQRLTNQGVEQQPCPSPDLCPLAQGGNCKPYGRLHVNLDESDEFGTFIFRTTGFNSIRTLAARLSYYHAASNGLLSCLPLQLILRGKSTTQSYRQPVYYVDLTLREGISLNEAIIQAKQIDEQSKQAGFYQEALDFTARKGFGNGRMDVDMEEGLDVVEEFYQPVEGQQIEEAQTAFNIQQGLKGSVTALN, encoded by the coding sequence ATGATTAAAGGTTTAGCAATTACCCCTCCAATCTTGGGGCGTATCAGTATCGGTCGGATGATCGAAAAGAATGGCAAGCGTCTACCGGAAAAAGATGACCAGTTCACTATTACTTCCCAGATTCAAAGCAAAGAGGGATGGGTGAAACATCCATTAGATGATCAGCTTCGAGCTAATACTCCCAATCAAAAGCTACGCTCAATCCCCGTCAGAATGATCTTTAATGATCCTGATCTGAACTTACGCGCTGAATACACCTTATTTGACCGACAGACCGGACGGCCAGTGTGCGTCGGTAATGGAGAAGCCTGCCAACGTTTAACCAATCAAGGGGTCGAGCAACAACCCTGTCCATCTCCTGACTTATGTCCTCTGGCTCAAGGTGGCAACTGCAAACCTTATGGACGTTTACATGTCAATTTAGATGAGTCGGATGAATTTGGCACATTCATCTTTAGAACCACGGGCTTTAATAGTATTCGGACTTTGGCTGCACGACTGAGTTATTACCATGCAGCATCAAATGGTTTGTTGTCTTGCCTCCCATTGCAGCTGATATTGCGAGGCAAGAGTACGACACAGAGTTATCGTCAACCGGTCTATTACGTGGATTTGACTTTAAGGGAAGGGATTAGTCTCAATGAGGCTATTATTCAGGCGAAGCAAATTGATGAACAGAGCAAACAGGCAGGGTTTTATCAGGAGGCTTTGGACTTTACCGCGAGAAAGGGGTTTGGGAATGGAAGGATGGACGTGGATATGGAGGAAGGCTTGGATGTGGTTGAGGAGTTTTATCAGCCTGTTGAGGGACAGCAGATCGAGGAGGCTCAGACTGCATTTAATATCCAGCAGGGATTAAAAGGATCTGTGACGGCTCTGAATTAG